The proteins below come from a single Leptotrichia sp. oral taxon 223 genomic window:
- a CDS encoding HAMP domain-containing sensor histidine kinase, whose amino-acid sequence MKNKTNKIWENFPVTVKITLWYTAFIVILISVMLAVSFTIADKMTGDLNQRELMDSVVEMASEMVSNPDEFDDFDDGIYFVKYNSAGIEMAGMSPRGFDLTLNFAENTVRIYEKNGGKYYYFDKKINAPGGEWIRGIIPVSKLTNEVNRMLLIILISSPLLLLIIIYGGYKIIKKALNPVAKISDTASEIQKNGDFSKRIEIDEGKDEIHKMANAFNEMLNSLENSYIREKQFSSDVSHELRTPVSVILTESQYSLEYADTLEEAKDSFSVIQRQAKRISELINQIMELSKIEKQTAVELQKINFSETMEKILEDCKNLLGEKNIKISKAVEQDIFINADKVMMERLLDNLLNNAMKFTKDKISVKLYSENKSCILEIEDNGIGMSEDDKKLIWGRFYQVNSSRNKKINKGFGLGLFLVSKIIEQHNASIEVESELNEGTKFVVKFIRIN is encoded by the coding sequence TTGAAAAATAAGACAAATAAAATTTGGGAAAATTTCCCTGTAACTGTAAAAATAACCCTCTGGTACACCGCTTTTATCGTAATTTTAATATCGGTTATGCTAGCCGTGTCTTTTACTATTGCAGACAAAATGACTGGGGACTTGAATCAAAGGGAGCTTATGGATTCAGTAGTTGAGATGGCTTCTGAGATGGTTTCCAATCCTGATGAGTTTGATGACTTTGATGACGGGATTTATTTTGTGAAGTATAATAGTGCCGGGATAGAAATGGCTGGAATGTCGCCAAGAGGCTTTGACTTGACGTTAAATTTTGCAGAAAACACAGTCAGAATTTATGAAAAAAATGGAGGGAAATACTATTATTTTGATAAAAAAATAAATGCTCCCGGAGGGGAATGGATCAGGGGAATTATCCCAGTAAGCAAGTTGACAAATGAAGTAAATAGAATGCTTTTAATAATTTTAATTTCAAGTCCGTTATTACTGCTAATAATAATTTATGGCGGATATAAAATTATAAAAAAAGCCTTAAATCCCGTAGCCAAAATATCAGATACAGCCTCAGAAATTCAAAAAAACGGCGATTTTTCCAAAAGAATTGAAATTGATGAAGGAAAAGATGAAATACACAAGATGGCAAATGCCTTTAATGAAATGCTAAACTCGCTTGAAAATTCCTACATACGTGAAAAACAGTTCAGTTCAGACGTTTCACATGAACTTCGGACACCTGTGAGCGTTATACTTACAGAAAGCCAATATTCGCTGGAATATGCAGATACTTTAGAAGAGGCAAAAGACTCTTTTTCTGTTATTCAGCGTCAAGCCAAAAGAATCTCAGAGCTAATAAATCAAATAATGGAACTTTCCAAAATAGAAAAGCAGACAGCAGTTGAATTACAAAAAATAAATTTTTCAGAAACAATGGAAAAAATACTGGAAGACTGTAAAAATCTGCTGGGTGAAAAAAATATAAAAATTTCAAAAGCTGTTGAACAAGACATATTTATAAACGCTGATAAAGTAATGATGGAAAGGCTGCTTGACAATTTGCTTAATAATGCAATGAAATTTACGAAGGACAAAATAAGTGTAAAGCTATATTCAGAAAATAAAAGCTGTATTTTGGAAATTGAAGACAACGGAATTGGAATGTCCGAAGATGATAAAAAACTTATCTGGGGCAGATTTTACCAAGTAAACAGCTCACGAAACAAAAAGATAAACAAAGGTTTTGGGCTAGGACTTTTCCTAGTTTCTAAAATTATTGAGCAGCATAACGCAAGTATTGAAGTTGAAAGTGAACTGAATGAAGGGACAAAATTTGTCGTTAAATTTATAAGAATTAATTAA
- a CDS encoding PepSY domain-containing protein, giving the protein MKKKILSITLLSIMILGVSANAKSTHKHEHKHSRHISSNSYIGVNRAKNIALKKVSGANSSHVKEIHLDRENGRMVYEGEIYYNGWEYEFDIDAVTGAIVKWKADRD; this is encoded by the coding sequence ATGAAAAAGAAAATTTTAAGTATCACACTATTATCAATTATGATACTAGGAGTATCAGCAAACGCAAAAAGCACACACAAACATGAACATAAACATAGCAGACACATTTCCTCGAACAGCTACATTGGCGTAAATAGGGCAAAGAACATTGCATTGAAAAAAGTTTCAGGAGCGAACAGTTCCCACGTGAAGGAAATCCACTTGGACAGAGAAAATGGAAGAATGGTTTATGAAGGAGAAATTTACTACAACGGATGGGAATACGAATTTGACATTGATGCTGTAACTGGCGCTATTGTAAAATGGAAAGCAGACAGAGATTAA
- the ppc gene encoding phosphoenolpyruvate carboxylase → MDLKNLPITPLPSVKLDEHQEDLLVHNELFATLLGETIFRYAGLHIYEVTEKLKAASSKYYKTQKQEARKNLSSFCSELTDAEILRVIRGFSIFSALANIAEDVYQTHEQRYAKISNKLQIGSLEKSLKNLKKKGISQEKILKAMERVSIVPVLTAHPTQVQRKSILDLTKKLTDILDKYENVKSHQIDENEWLNDLNRGIQIWWQTAMLRAAKLRVTDEISNALSYYNITFFNEIPRLMNKFQEISKTLGNSELKSQALLPLTMGMWIGGDRDGNPYVTVNTLEQSAQEQAIKLFQHYLDVVREIYRDLSMSISMTNVTEELQKLADASGEVSPHRTHEPYRRALTTITDRLLATAYNLCDYNRDLLPPKRKNGIDIPYKSASEFTYDLVIVAESLKKNNSEFLAQGTLNNLISATKIFGFHLATIDLRQDSSVHEVCVAELLKSANILGDYLSLSEDARCEILLRELEHDPRILSDPTIPQSETLASELAIYRKAKSLRERFGDKIIEKNLISHATSVSDMLEIAILLKEANLAKGNEGNEFCDLQIVPLFETVEDLIAAPDILRKWFNLPLVKKWMDKKGRKQEVMLGYSDSNKDGGYLSSSWSLYKAQKELTAIGREFDVEISFFHGRGGTVGRGGGPSYEAILAQPEGSTDGTIRLTEQGEVIGAKYGNPDLGLKNLEALVSAALESSALTVEDVNWEEYEKIIESVSELSYYAYRNLVYNTEGFSDFFFEVTPINFIAGLNIGSRPSSRKKTQSLESLRAIPWVFSWSQARIMLPGWYGVGTAFTKWIDNDGKKLEILQNMYKQWPFFRSTISNVDMVLSKTDLSIFAEYVKLASDQETAQKIFNEIEKEWVLTIDILKKITGSNVLLADNPELASSLRNRLPYFDSMNYLQIELIKRSRAGDDSEELKKAIHISINGLATGLRNSG, encoded by the coding sequence ATGGATTTAAAAAATTTACCGATAACTCCCTTGCCGTCAGTGAAACTTGATGAGCATCAGGAGGATTTGCTCGTTCATAATGAACTTTTTGCAACTCTTCTGGGAGAAACAATTTTTAGATATGCGGGCTTACATATTTATGAGGTTACTGAAAAATTGAAGGCGGCTTCAAGCAAATATTATAAGACGCAAAAACAGGAAGCCAGAAAAAATTTATCGTCTTTCTGTTCAGAACTTACTGATGCGGAAATTCTACGTGTGATAAGAGGCTTTTCGATTTTTTCGGCACTTGCGAATATTGCTGAAGATGTGTATCAAACTCATGAGCAGCGATATGCAAAAATTTCAAACAAGCTGCAGATTGGATCTCTCGAAAAATCGTTAAAAAATTTAAAGAAAAAGGGAATTAGCCAGGAAAAAATATTGAAGGCTATGGAAAGGGTTTCAATTGTTCCAGTTTTGACAGCACATCCGACACAGGTTCAAAGAAAAAGTATTCTGGACTTGACAAAGAAATTAACTGATATTCTGGATAAATATGAAAATGTAAAATCTCATCAGATTGATGAAAACGAATGGCTGAATGACTTGAACCGCGGTATTCAGATCTGGTGGCAAACTGCAATGCTGCGGGCTGCAAAATTGCGTGTGACAGATGAAATTAGCAATGCCTTAAGTTACTATAACATTACATTTTTCAATGAAATCCCAAGACTTATGAATAAATTTCAGGAAATTTCAAAAACATTGGGAAATTCTGAATTAAAATCCCAGGCTCTGCTTCCGCTTACAATGGGAATGTGGATTGGTGGAGATAGGGACGGAAACCCTTATGTTACGGTAAATACGCTGGAGCAGTCGGCACAGGAGCAGGCTATAAAATTATTTCAGCACTATTTGGACGTAGTCCGTGAAATTTACAGGGACTTGTCAATGTCAATCTCTATGACAAACGTGACTGAGGAACTACAAAAACTGGCTGATGCCTCTGGAGAAGTTTCGCCGCACCGTACACATGAGCCATACCGCCGTGCATTGACAACAATAACAGACAGGCTACTTGCCACAGCCTACAATCTATGTGATTATAACCGTGATCTGCTGCCACCAAAAAGAAAAAATGGGATTGACATTCCCTACAAATCAGCCAGTGAATTTACATATGATCTTGTAATCGTGGCAGAATCTCTTAAAAAGAATAACAGCGAATTTCTGGCACAAGGAACATTAAACAATTTAATCAGTGCCACAAAAATATTTGGATTCCATCTTGCGACAATTGATTTAAGACAGGATTCCAGCGTTCATGAAGTATGTGTTGCAGAACTTCTGAAAAGTGCAAATATTCTAGGAGATTACCTGAGCCTGTCAGAAGATGCAAGATGTGAAATTTTACTGCGTGAACTGGAACATGATCCTAGAATTTTAAGCGATCCGACAATTCCACAAAGTGAAACATTAGCCTCAGAACTTGCAATTTACAGAAAGGCAAAATCTTTAAGGGAACGTTTTGGAGATAAAATTATTGAAAAAAATCTGATTTCTCACGCAACAAGCGTTTCAGATATGCTAGAAATAGCCATTTTACTAAAGGAAGCCAACCTTGCGAAAGGAAATGAAGGAAATGAATTCTGCGATCTGCAGATTGTGCCGCTTTTTGAAACGGTGGAAGATTTAATTGCAGCTCCTGATATTTTGAGAAAATGGTTTAACTTGCCATTAGTGAAAAAATGGATGGATAAAAAAGGGCGAAAACAGGAAGTTATGCTAGGATATTCAGACAGTAACAAAGACGGCGGATACCTAAGTTCAAGCTGGTCCTTATACAAGGCGCAAAAGGAGCTGACTGCAATAGGACGGGAATTTGACGTGGAAATTTCATTCTTCCATGGACGTGGCGGAACAGTCGGACGTGGTGGAGGGCCAAGCTATGAAGCCATTTTGGCACAGCCTGAAGGAAGTACAGACGGAACTATAAGGCTTACAGAGCAAGGGGAAGTAATCGGCGCTAAATACGGAAATCCAGATTTAGGGCTGAAAAACTTGGAAGCATTGGTTTCAGCGGCTCTTGAGTCGAGCGCATTGACAGTAGAAGATGTAAACTGGGAAGAATATGAAAAAATAATAGAAAGCGTTTCAGAATTAAGTTATTATGCCTACCGTAACTTAGTTTACAATACAGAGGGATTTTCAGACTTCTTCTTTGAAGTTACGCCAATAAACTTTATTGCAGGGCTAAATATCGGTTCAAGGCCATCTTCACGTAAAAAGACGCAGTCGCTGGAAAGCTTAAGAGCAATCCCGTGGGTATTCTCATGGTCTCAGGCCAGAATAATGCTGCCAGGCTGGTACGGTGTCGGAACAGCATTTACAAAATGGATTGACAATGACGGTAAAAAGCTTGAAATTCTGCAAAATATGTACAAGCAATGGCCATTCTTCCGTTCAACAATTTCAAATGTTGACATGGTTCTGTCAAAAACAGATTTATCAATTTTCGCTGAATATGTAAAACTGGCAAGCGATCAGGAAACAGCCCAGAAAATTTTTAACGAAATTGAAAAGGAATGGGTTTTAACAATTGATATTTTGAAAAAAATTACAGGAAGCAATGTCCTGCTGGCGGACAATCCAGAACTGGCAAGCAGCTTACGAAACCGTCTGCCGTATTTCGACTCAATGAACTATTTGCAAATTGAATTAATTAAACGTTCAAGAGCCGGAGATGATTCAGAAGAACTGAAAAAAGCCATTCATATTTCAATAAACGGACTGGCAACTGGACTTCGTAACAGTGGATAA
- a CDS encoding response regulator transcription factor, whose amino-acid sequence MKILLAEDEIDLNNIVTKYLKKNGYSVDSVFDGEETLDYLKYSEYDLVILDIMMPKVNGFEVIKKLRDKGNNTAILVLTARNSSDDKVTGLDLGADDYIVKPFDFNELMARIRAVMRRKYGNSSNKLVTGDLVLDISEKSVTRDGKQIELTGKEYEVLEYLMQNKNRVLSREQIKQHVWSYDYEGDSNIIDVLIKNIRKKINIADGKQIIFTKRGLGYVIKDEN is encoded by the coding sequence ATGAAAATTTTGCTGGCAGAGGATGAGATAGACTTGAATAATATTGTTACAAAATATCTTAAAAAAAATGGTTACAGTGTAGACAGTGTTTTTGATGGAGAAGAAACCTTGGATTATTTAAAATACAGCGAATACGATCTGGTAATTCTGGATATTATGATGCCGAAAGTAAATGGCTTTGAAGTTATAAAAAAACTTAGAGATAAAGGAAATAATACCGCTATTCTTGTACTTACTGCGAGAAACAGCTCAGATGACAAGGTAACAGGGCTAGATTTGGGAGCGGACGACTATATTGTGAAACCATTTGACTTTAATGAGCTTATGGCAAGAATCAGAGCAGTTATGAGAAGAAAATACGGCAACAGTTCGAATAAACTTGTGACAGGAGATTTAGTTCTTGATATTTCTGAAAAGTCAGTAACAAGGGATGGAAAGCAGATAGAATTAACAGGAAAGGAATATGAGGTTCTGGAATATCTTATGCAGAATAAAAACAGGGTTTTGAGCAGGGAGCAGATTAAGCAGCATGTTTGGAGCTATGATTATGAAGGGGATTCTAATATAATTGACGTTCTGATAAAAAATATTAGAAAAAAAATAAATATAGCAGATGGAAAACAGATAATTTTTACAAAAAGAGGGCTTGGCTATGTTATAAAAGATGAAAATTAA